A stretch of Dyella sp. BiH032 DNA encodes these proteins:
- the pilV gene encoding type IV pilus modification protein PilV — protein MLRLSHQRGISLIEVLMAVLIFSVGLIGLAGLLVMATRSNHAAYQRTQVTFLASTMADRMGANPVGVWSGFYNSAAYPVGASSAANNDCSAGCTPQALAAADQRAWSRQLQTFLPNVTASISCDASKAGYTPAGWTLGTPASGATAATPADPGQVGMRPPYGGLCRMKISWDEQQTGDQANSVAKQTSFSWTFQP, from the coding sequence ATGCTTCGTCTGTCGCATCAGCGCGGCATCTCGCTGATCGAAGTGCTGATGGCCGTGCTGATCTTCAGCGTCGGCCTGATCGGCCTGGCCGGCCTGCTGGTCATGGCGACCCGTTCCAACCACGCCGCTTACCAGCGCACCCAGGTCACCTTCCTGGCCAGCACCATGGCCGACCGCATGGGCGCCAATCCGGTGGGCGTGTGGAGCGGGTTCTACAACTCGGCTGCTTATCCCGTGGGCGCTAGCAGCGCCGCCAACAACGATTGCAGTGCCGGCTGCACCCCGCAGGCCCTGGCCGCGGCCGACCAGCGCGCCTGGAGCCGCCAGTTGCAGACCTTCCTGCCGAATGTCACCGCCAGCATCAGCTGCGATGCCAGCAAGGCGGGCTACACGCCGGCGGGCTGGACGCTGGGCACGCCCGCGTCAGGCGCCACCGCCGCGACGCCGGCCGATCCGGGCCAGGTGGGCATGCGTCCGCCGTACGGCGGCCTGTGCAGGATGAAGATCAGCTGGGACGAACAGCAAACCGGTGATCAGGCCAACTCCGTGGCCAAACAGACGTCTTTCTCCTGGACCTTCCAGCCGTGA
- a CDS encoding aspartate/glutamate racemase family protein produces the protein MRTIGLIGGMSWESSVVYYQLINRGVRDRLGPLRSARVLLDSLDFGEIEALQRQGDWARAGELLAASARRLQAGGAQVIVLATNTMHKVAPAIVAATPLPFLHIADPTGAALREAGFDRVALLGTAFTMEQDFYRARLRDRYGVRCIVPDEGQRRDVHRIIYEELCAGIVRESSRQRYREIMVDCAARGAQAIILGCTEIGLLVGRDDSPVPLFDTTALHAAAAVEFALVK, from the coding sequence ATGCGAACGATAGGACTGATCGGCGGCATGAGCTGGGAATCCAGCGTCGTCTACTATCAGCTCATCAACCGCGGCGTGCGCGATCGCCTGGGGCCGCTGCGCTCGGCGCGCGTGCTGCTGGACAGCCTGGACTTCGGCGAGATCGAGGCCCTGCAGCGCCAGGGCGACTGGGCGCGGGCCGGCGAATTGCTGGCCGCTTCCGCGCGGCGCCTGCAGGCCGGCGGCGCCCAGGTGATCGTGCTGGCGACCAACACCATGCACAAAGTGGCCCCCGCCATCGTCGCGGCGACACCGCTACCTTTCCTGCATATCGCGGACCCGACCGGCGCGGCACTGCGCGAAGCCGGCTTCGATCGCGTCGCCCTGCTGGGCACGGCGTTCACGATGGAACAGGACTTCTACCGCGCGCGCCTGCGCGATCGCTACGGCGTGCGCTGCATCGTGCCGGACGAGGGACAGCGCCGCGACGTCCACCGCATCATCTATGAGGAACTGTGCGCCGGCATCGTGCGCGAGTCGTCACGACAGCGTTACCGGGAGATCATGGTCGACTGCGCCGCGCGCGGCGCGCAGGCGATCATCCTGGGCTGCACCGAGATCGGCCTGCTGGTGGGGCGCGACGACAGCCCGGTGCCGCTGTTCGACACCACCGCGCTGCACGCGGCGGCGGCGGTGGAGTTCGCGCTGGTCAAATAG
- a CDS encoding PilX N-terminal domain-containing pilus assembly protein, translating into MTYARSCPHLPRAKSQRGVVLIVALIFLVLLTILAVSASGRSLLQERMAGGLRNSSLADMSAETTLRGVEWKLWTSTTKLTGTPLLCGSGVLAGSCYRYDPSNAAVYGPNGIVTKFRTGTTWVTDGAATYQGADGATDFTATDPSYKNAKLAKNPVYIIEDMGVELPPGASGGLHESGATGTGGSGTVSTSRHVYRITARATGADGNTVRVMESTFAAKSN; encoded by the coding sequence ATGACGTACGCACGTTCTTGTCCGCACCTGCCGCGCGCGAAGAGCCAGCGCGGCGTGGTGCTGATCGTCGCGTTGATCTTCCTGGTGCTGCTGACCATCCTGGCGGTCAGCGCGTCGGGCCGCTCGCTGTTGCAGGAGCGCATGGCCGGTGGCCTGCGCAACTCCAGCCTGGCAGACATGAGCGCCGAGACCACCCTGCGTGGCGTGGAATGGAAGCTGTGGACCAGCACCACCAAGCTCACCGGCACGCCGCTGCTGTGCGGCTCGGGCGTGCTCGCTGGCAGCTGCTATCGCTACGACCCGAGCAATGCCGCCGTCTACGGGCCCAACGGCATCGTCACCAAGTTCCGCACCGGTACGACCTGGGTGACGGACGGCGCGGCCACCTACCAGGGTGCCGACGGCGCGACAGACTTCACCGCGACGGACCCCAGCTACAAGAACGCCAAGCTCGCCAAGAACCCCGTCTACATCATCGAGGACATGGGCGTGGAACTGCCTCCGGGCGCCAGCGGCGGCCTGCACGAATCGGGCGCCACCGGCACCGGCGGCAGTGGCACCGTCAGCACCAGCCGCCACGTGTACCGCATCACCGCGCGCGCCACCGGCGCGGACGGCAATACGGTGCGCGTGATGGAAAGCACCTTCGCCGCCAAGAGCAATTGA
- a CDS encoding PilW family protein: MTTFAHPIASARSRQGGLTLVELMVAMTLGLIVAGGVVAIFNSTSSSNRAQTQLARLQEEGRFAVTRLKQDLSMANGQYCTNSGGVAKPAAASQVYLDGLRTPIVYAKDVTTAIPDLTTKWGATSGSNTYPVAPSAQYSMPSYMFMRGYDCGITSASCKPMDPHSLVAAIPAMGTAVGDRVKGTDVITVRYVNADRGWAIGSGGTTIATAASTGSAITSISIAPASSSEPPATDFTSGDMAMLADCSNAQVFAVTKSGSATLTPDSTRNWAAPAPQQPLSAPKLFDFNRDFQTVTYYVKVVDNGNGQTTGALMRRVNGGTANPGGSEDELVRGVERLDFRYGVQDVDGKVRYLTAGDVDAATGISCPPGEVNKITSAGCLWRAVASIEMNLVIDGQIPLYTLTPPELAYTYGIDGKTTATAPSGHPIKPSDQGFVDPMLRREFTALVSVRNFNP, encoded by the coding sequence GTGACGACCTTCGCGCATCCCATCGCATCCGCCCGCTCCCGCCAGGGCGGCCTCACCCTCGTCGAACTGATGGTCGCCATGACGCTCGGCCTGATCGTGGCCGGCGGCGTGGTGGCGATCTTCAATTCCACTTCCAGCAGCAATCGTGCGCAGACGCAGCTCGCGCGCCTGCAGGAAGAAGGCCGTTTCGCGGTCACGCGGCTCAAGCAGGACCTGAGCATGGCCAACGGCCAGTACTGCACCAACTCCGGCGGCGTGGCCAAGCCGGCGGCGGCTTCGCAGGTATACCTGGACGGCCTGCGCACGCCGATTGTGTACGCCAAGGACGTCACTACCGCCATTCCCGACCTCACGACGAAGTGGGGCGCGACCAGCGGCAGCAATACCTATCCGGTGGCGCCGTCCGCGCAGTATTCGATGCCCTCCTACATGTTCATGCGGGGCTATGACTGCGGGATCACCTCGGCCAGTTGCAAGCCGATGGATCCTCATTCCCTGGTAGCCGCTATTCCTGCCATGGGCACGGCGGTAGGTGATCGCGTCAAGGGCACCGACGTGATCACCGTGCGCTACGTCAACGCCGACCGCGGCTGGGCCATCGGCAGCGGCGGCACCACCATCGCCACGGCGGCGTCGACCGGTTCGGCGATCACCAGCATCAGCATTGCGCCGGCGTCATCCAGCGAGCCGCCGGCCACTGACTTCACCTCCGGCGACATGGCCATGCTGGCCGATTGCTCCAATGCGCAGGTGTTCGCCGTGACCAAGAGCGGCTCGGCCACGCTGACGCCCGACAGCACCAGGAACTGGGCCGCGCCGGCGCCGCAGCAGCCGCTCTCCGCGCCGAAGCTGTTCGACTTCAATCGCGACTTCCAGACCGTCACCTACTACGTGAAGGTCGTCGACAACGGCAACGGCCAGACCACCGGCGCGCTGATGCGCCGCGTGAACGGCGGCACCGCCAATCCCGGCGGCAGCGAAGACGAGCTGGTACGCGGCGTGGAGCGCCTGGATTTCCGCTATGGCGTGCAGGATGTGGACGGCAAGGTGCGCTACCTCACCGCCGGCGACGTCGATGCGGCCACCGGTATCAGCTGCCCGCCCGGCGAGGTCAACAAGATCACCTCGGCCGGCTGCCTATGGCGCGCGGTCGCCAGCATCGAGATGAATCTGGTGATCGACGGGCAGATTCCGCTGTACACGCTCACGCCCCCCGAGCTGGCCTACACCTACGGCATCGACGGCAAGACCACGGCGACGGCGCCGTCCGGCCATCCGATCAAGCCGAGCGACCAGGGCTTCGTGGATCCGATGTTGCGCCGCGAGTTCACGGCGCTGGTGTCCGTTCGCAATTTCAACCCGTGA
- a CDS encoding PilC/PilY family type IV pilus protein, with the protein MRIRQLLSSPRGIAVLCLGLTLTGGLSVPFVPTADAQLAPVLSSTILATTSTAAPYSVVELSPTPPNLTQGVAPNITVTFDDSGSMASNYMGDTRPFDLKGWGSGRWRCAGVIDPRVTDPSDIRSRAMNGVYYNPNVIYLPPVKADGTSFPNADASLVRVPLDGIGVNRPRNPVTLDATGAYNNNPQGSTDPTGATDLTGVLGRRSDNRWGCGDGNTSPMDGSTKGPDGQTYPNGGPFYWRYKSTAPKIDVDSYGDPTATGLTNLYNSSNWEAVAVPNTTVTINGVQVNQWQNFANWYAYYRTRNLMTRTALSRVFGQLGAANSSGGYGSAFRVAWQNLYTSDTFHLQDDTIISSLLDANSPACTASSVDPTATGRQTGTVKTPPNCYRSAFFNWIFQVPATGNTPLRASTIRAGQFFQRGNGNTGASGDLHDPYWEPPAKSGADGLELTCRQNFHMVVTDGYWNESDPGLPTPFTDSQTSQTLPDGTKYSASAAESRVFWDVQGNKYTSSLANIAFNYWATNLRPDLYDPANGKSVAPYMPDKTTGVVTGASAALEQYFNPNNDPANWPHLVQYMVTLGIAGNLTFSNDPDCVVKAANDLCALRTGAVNSTGAKGWTTPANNSPPGIDDTWHAAINSRGAYFSAGNPQNLVDQLSAILTNISARNVPANTGAVNSAVLVAGALGFATGYSSADWSGTFQAVSIGATGTISTVAWDAGAILDDANKTDPAARNILTAAENTDGSFKSGLDFKTFTSLDSAAQTLLSTKPGSVDATNDTGQSRLDYLRGVRSKETTTFRPRNHLLGAIIGSQAVYVSYPSSGYRNIWPTNSPEQNAMSGDASDCGTQTPSTCHSYEAFVKNNLSRKPTVYVGANDGMLHAFDASLNADATPSANAGKELFAYVPRSAYTNLGNLTLKSNFKFMPTVDGVPVTRDVYFSQSTSSPVSTTQGWHTILVGGLRLGGRGVYVLDITDPTAMAAGKVLWEFNADAPTQAAWTDGAANNPGGNPSNLGFTYGQPNIGRLNNGKWVVLVPGGYFPDCTKSPFTGANCSTPAAASNTFSSLFVLDAQTGKLIRELKTPDANSGGAKSHGLATPVLGDYNDDQIDDVAFAGDLDGNLWRYDLSSSNPASWTITLAFKPATAGTQPITSMPRLFADPATNRFIVVFGTGKYLGVSDNTSGSAATQSVYGIRDVGVTVDRTQLVKQTLSETTADDGRSVARGLTDNAVPSSYKGWYFDLGPSTSSAGERVVVTPGALFDTGRAVIQTLIPGTNDPCNASIQGAIMVVNAATGGANGGISSPGVTAWNNTGTYVVGGRVNDPRTSGSVPLVTTVGGGTVMVPGLKLSGSNTSLNINDAIWRRRSWRGITQ; encoded by the coding sequence ATGCGTATTCGCCAACTTCTCTCCAGTCCACGCGGCATCGCCGTGCTGTGCCTCGGCCTGACCTTGACGGGCGGGCTGTCGGTGCCGTTCGTGCCGACCGCCGATGCGCAGCTCGCGCCGGTGCTGTCCAGCACCATCCTGGCCACCACCAGCACTGCGGCGCCGTACTCCGTGGTCGAGCTCAGCCCCACGCCGCCGAACCTCACGCAGGGCGTGGCGCCGAACATCACGGTGACGTTCGACGACTCGGGATCGATGGCCAGCAACTACATGGGCGATACGCGTCCCTTCGACCTCAAGGGGTGGGGCAGCGGCCGCTGGCGCTGTGCCGGCGTCATCGATCCGCGCGTGACCGATCCGTCGGACATCCGCTCGCGTGCGATGAATGGCGTGTACTACAACCCGAACGTGATTTATCTGCCGCCGGTCAAGGCGGACGGAACCTCCTTTCCGAATGCCGACGCGAGCCTGGTTCGTGTTCCGTTGGACGGCATCGGGGTCAACCGTCCGCGCAATCCGGTCACGCTGGATGCCACGGGCGCTTATAACAACAACCCCCAGGGTTCCACGGATCCGACCGGAGCCACGGACCTGACCGGTGTCCTGGGCAGGAGGAGCGACAACCGCTGGGGTTGCGGCGACGGCAATACGTCGCCGATGGACGGCAGCACGAAGGGCCCGGATGGCCAGACGTATCCCAACGGCGGTCCGTTCTACTGGCGCTACAAGAGCACGGCGCCGAAGATCGACGTCGACAGCTATGGCGATCCGACCGCCACCGGCCTCACCAATCTCTACAACAGCAGCAACTGGGAAGCCGTCGCGGTCCCCAACACCACGGTGACCATCAATGGCGTGCAGGTGAACCAGTGGCAGAACTTTGCCAACTGGTACGCCTACTACCGCACCCGCAACCTGATGACCCGTACCGCGCTGTCGCGCGTCTTCGGCCAGCTCGGCGCGGCCAATTCGAGCGGCGGCTACGGCAGCGCCTTCCGGGTGGCCTGGCAGAACCTCTATACGAGCGATACCTTCCATCTGCAGGACGACACCATCATCAGCAGCCTGCTGGACGCGAATTCGCCCGCATGTACGGCCTCCAGCGTCGATCCGACGGCGACCGGCCGGCAGACCGGCACGGTGAAAACGCCACCCAATTGCTATCGCTCCGCGTTCTTCAACTGGATCTTCCAGGTGCCGGCGACGGGTAATACGCCGCTGCGCGCTTCCACCATTCGCGCCGGCCAGTTCTTCCAGCGCGGCAACGGCAATACGGGCGCCTCGGGCGACCTGCACGATCCGTACTGGGAGCCGCCGGCCAAGTCCGGCGCCGATGGCCTGGAGCTGACCTGCCGCCAGAACTTCCACATGGTGGTCACCGACGGCTACTGGAACGAAAGTGACCCGGGCCTGCCTACGCCGTTCACGGACTCGCAAACCTCGCAGACGCTGCCGGACGGCACGAAATATTCGGCATCGGCGGCCGAGTCCCGTGTGTTCTGGGACGTACAGGGAAACAAGTACACCTCGTCGCTGGCCAACATCGCGTTCAATTACTGGGCAACCAACCTGCGCCCGGATCTCTACGACCCGGCGAACGGCAAGTCCGTGGCCCCATACATGCCCGACAAGACCACCGGCGTGGTGACCGGCGCCTCGGCGGCGCTCGAGCAGTACTTCAACCCCAACAACGATCCCGCCAACTGGCCGCATCTGGTCCAGTACATGGTGACCCTGGGCATCGCCGGCAACCTGACGTTCTCCAATGACCCCGACTGCGTGGTCAAGGCGGCCAACGATCTGTGCGCGCTGCGCACTGGCGCGGTCAATTCGACCGGCGCCAAGGGTTGGACCACGCCTGCCAACAACTCGCCGCCGGGCATCGACGACACCTGGCACGCAGCGATCAACAGCCGCGGCGCGTACTTCAGCGCCGGCAACCCGCAGAACCTGGTGGATCAGCTCAGTGCGATCCTGACCAACATCAGCGCCCGCAACGTTCCGGCGAACACTGGCGCGGTGAACTCGGCGGTGCTGGTGGCCGGCGCGCTGGGATTCGCCACGGGCTACAGTTCCGCGGATTGGAGCGGCACGTTCCAGGCGGTGAGCATCGGTGCCACCGGCACGATCTCCACGGTGGCCTGGGATGCCGGCGCGATCCTGGACGATGCCAACAAGACCGATCCGGCTGCGCGCAACATCCTGACCGCGGCCGAGAACACCGACGGCTCTTTCAAGAGCGGTCTGGATTTCAAGACGTTCACGAGCCTGGATAGTGCGGCCCAGACGCTGCTCAGCACCAAGCCTGGCAGCGTCGATGCCACCAACGACACCGGCCAGTCGCGCCTGGATTACCTGCGTGGCGTGCGTAGCAAGGAAACCACCACGTTCCGGCCCCGCAACCATCTGCTCGGCGCGATCATCGGTTCGCAGGCGGTCTACGTGAGCTACCCGTCGAGCGGCTATCGCAACATCTGGCCGACGAACTCGCCGGAGCAGAACGCAATGTCGGGCGACGCATCGGATTGCGGCACGCAGACGCCGTCGACCTGCCACAGCTACGAAGCGTTCGTGAAGAACAACCTCAGCCGCAAGCCCACGGTCTACGTGGGAGCGAACGACGGCATGCTGCACGCGTTCGACGCGTCCCTGAACGCCGATGCCACGCCGTCGGCGAACGCCGGCAAGGAACTGTTCGCCTATGTGCCGCGCTCGGCCTATACCAATCTCGGCAATCTCACGCTGAAGTCCAACTTCAAGTTCATGCCCACCGTCGATGGCGTGCCGGTCACGCGCGACGTGTACTTCAGCCAGAGCACCTCCTCGCCGGTTTCGACGACGCAGGGTTGGCACACCATCCTGGTCGGCGGCTTGCGGCTGGGCGGGCGTGGCGTGTATGTGCTCGATATCACCGACCCGACCGCGATGGCGGCGGGCAAGGTGTTGTGGGAATTCAATGCCGACGCGCCGACGCAGGCTGCGTGGACAGATGGCGCCGCCAACAATCCGGGCGGCAACCCGTCGAACCTCGGCTTCACCTATGGCCAGCCCAACATCGGCCGCCTGAACAACGGCAAGTGGGTCGTGCTGGTGCCGGGCGGCTACTTCCCCGATTGCACGAAGTCGCCCTTCACCGGTGCCAATTGCTCCACACCCGCGGCCGCGTCCAATACCTTCAGCTCGCTGTTCGTGCTCGACGCGCAGACCGGCAAGCTGATCCGCGAGCTGAAGACGCCGGACGCGAACAGCGGTGGCGCCAAGAGCCACGGCCTGGCGACGCCGGTGCTCGGCGACTACAACGACGACCAGATCGACGACGTGGCCTTCGCTGGCGATCTGGATGGCAATCTCTGGCGCTATGACCTGAGCTCCAGCAATCCAGCCAGCTGGACCATCACGCTGGCCTTCAAGCCCGCCACCGCCGGCACGCAGCCGATCACCAGCATGCCGCGCCTGTTCGCGGATCCGGCCACCAACCGCTTCATCGTGGTGTTCGGCACCGGCAAGTACCTGGGCGTGAGCGACAACACCAGCGGCAGCGCGGCGACGCAGTCGGTGTACGGCATCCGCGACGTCGGCGTGACCGTGGACCGCACCCAGCTGGTCAAGCAGACGCTCAGCGAAACGACGGCCGACGACGGCAGGAGCGTCGCCCGCGGCCTGACCGACAACGCGGTGCCTTCCAGCTACAAGGGCTGGTACTTCGATCTCGGACCGTCCACCTCGTCGGCCGGCGAGCGCGTGGTGGTGACTCCGGGCGCGCTGTTCGACACGGGCCGCGCGGTGATCCAGACCCTGATTCCCGGCACGAACGATCCGTGCAATGCCAGCATCCAGGGCGCGATCATGGTGGTCAACGCGGCGACGGGCGGGGCCAACGGCGGGATCTCCTCGCCTGGCGTGACCGCATGGAACAACACGGGCACCTATGTGGTGGGCGGCCGAGTGAACGATCCGCGCACGTCCGGCTCGGTGCCACTGGTCACGACCGTGGGCGGCGGCACCGTGATGGTGCCGGGCCTGAAGCTCAGCGGCAGCAATACAAGTCTGAACATCAACGACGCCATCTGGCGCCGCCGTTCCTGGCGAGGGATTACGCAATGA
- the rapA gene encoding RNA polymerase-associated protein RapA — MFVPGQRWISTAEPELGLGTVLRVEGRGVQVLFAKAGVLRPYAVDSAPLVRAEFRAGQRVSGKGIAFLVERVEVKDDLLVYRGEGRELHEGQLDDEQSVSQADDRLIGGRTDPVARFDLRLEGLQRRAEARRSAAWGLGAARIGLVPHQLRVAGIAAARRPPRVLLADEVGLGKTIEAGMILARQLATGRAQRVLVLLPDTLVYQWFVELRRRFNLSFAIYDEERCEALELNDDGNPFEDEQLVIADFAFLEQNPKRAEQLLQAPWDLLVVDEAHHLAWTPEAASPRYALVERLAAVTPGVILLTATPEQLGRSGHFARLRLLDPQRYHDLSAYLAEADTFQELSRIADRLLDGEPLDAPQLARLREAFAGDDALLARLADTTKAENARELIAALIDRHGTGRVMFRNRRAGIGGFPQRVPVWHLLEAGTLSADGRQALLAEFHADIQQPPPALELDYSADPRVDALVALLDAHPQDKFLLICRSQAKVLALEEALRTRSGVGVARFHEGLGIVQRDRNAAYFAQPDGARLLICSEIGSEGRNFQFAHRLVLWDLPLDPDLLEQRIGRLDRIGQKHDISIHILTVADSAQHVLARWYDEGVDAFRISPADGRELLRRYGEPLARLADEHARGDDNRDQELDVLLAETRASHEEMAALIREGRDHLLELAASRDLHAAELQQAFSREDNDPGRDDFIQRLLEQFGIHAEELGGRVLLLDPQYLSTDALPGFAEGPLSVTFARDVALAREELPLLRLDHPMVGGAMDLVLSGEEGNAAFMVDDTLPPRTALLQAVFLLECVADRKLDAERFLPTQPVLVTVDTRLAERADFQPSEVSLRKAADRNIEVPRYRKFLAKLVPPMLERAEAIASERAKASIDGAVATATDTLDAELSRLLALRAVNPAISESEIAAIAGERTALLDALPQSRLRLDAVRFVVSADFLALR; from the coding sequence ATGTTCGTACCAGGTCAACGATGGATCTCCACCGCCGAACCCGAACTGGGCCTCGGCACTGTGCTGCGGGTGGAGGGACGCGGGGTGCAGGTGTTGTTCGCCAAGGCCGGGGTGCTGCGGCCCTATGCGGTGGACTCGGCGCCGCTGGTACGTGCGGAATTCCGCGCCGGGCAGCGCGTTTCCGGCAAAGGCATCGCCTTTCTGGTCGAGCGGGTCGAAGTGAAGGACGACCTGCTGGTCTACCGCGGCGAGGGCCGCGAACTGCACGAGGGCCAGCTGGACGACGAACAGAGCGTCAGCCAGGCCGACGACCGCCTGATCGGTGGCCGCACCGACCCGGTGGCGCGCTTCGACCTGCGCCTGGAAGGCCTGCAGCGCCGCGCCGAGGCCCGCCGCTCCGCCGCCTGGGGCCTGGGCGCCGCCCGCATCGGCCTGGTGCCGCACCAGCTGCGCGTGGCCGGCATCGCCGCCGCCCGCCGTCCGCCGCGCGTGCTGCTGGCGGACGAGGTGGGCCTGGGCAAGACCATCGAGGCCGGCATGATCCTGGCCCGCCAGCTGGCCACCGGCCGCGCCCAGCGCGTGCTGGTCCTGCTGCCGGACACCCTGGTCTACCAGTGGTTCGTGGAGCTGCGCCGACGCTTCAATCTCAGCTTCGCCATCTACGACGAGGAGCGCTGCGAAGCGCTGGAACTGAACGACGACGGCAACCCGTTCGAGGACGAACAGCTGGTCATCGCCGACTTCGCTTTCCTCGAACAGAACCCCAAGCGGGCCGAGCAGCTGCTGCAGGCGCCGTGGGATCTGCTAGTGGTGGACGAGGCGCACCATCTCGCCTGGACGCCCGAAGCCGCCAGCCCGCGCTATGCGCTGGTGGAGCGGCTGGCCGCGGTCACGCCTGGGGTGATCCTGCTCACCGCCACACCGGAACAGCTGGGCCGCAGCGGTCACTTCGCCCGCCTGCGCCTGCTCGATCCGCAGCGTTATCACGATCTGTCCGCCTATCTGGCGGAGGCCGACACTTTCCAGGAGCTCTCCCGCATCGCCGATCGCCTGCTCGACGGCGAGCCGCTGGACGCGCCGCAGCTCGCCCGACTGCGCGAGGCCTTCGCCGGCGACGACGCTCTGCTCGCCCGCCTGGCGGACACCACCAAGGCGGAAAACGCGCGCGAGCTGATCGCTGCGCTGATCGACCGCCACGGCACCGGCCGCGTGATGTTCCGCAACCGCCGCGCCGGCATCGGCGGCTTTCCGCAGCGCGTGCCGGTGTGGCACCTGCTGGAAGCCGGCACGCTCAGCGCGGACGGCCGCCAGGCGCTGCTGGCCGAATTCCATGCGGACATCCAGCAGCCGCCGCCGGCGCTGGAGCTCGACTACTCGGCCGATCCACGCGTCGATGCACTGGTCGCCCTGCTGGACGCGCATCCGCAGGACAAGTTCCTACTCATCTGCCGCAGCCAGGCCAAAGTGCTCGCGCTCGAAGAGGCGCTGCGCACCCGCAGCGGCGTGGGCGTGGCGCGCTTCCACGAAGGGCTGGGGATCGTCCAGCGCGACCGCAACGCGGCCTATTTCGCGCAGCCGGACGGCGCGCGCCTGCTGATCTGCTCCGAGATCGGCTCGGAAGGCCGCAACTTCCAGTTCGCCCACCGCCTGGTGCTGTGGGACCTGCCGCTGGATCCGGACCTGCTCGAACAGCGCATCGGCCGCCTGGACCGCATCGGCCAGAAACATGACATCAGCATCCACATCCTCACCGTGGCCGATAGCGCGCAGCATGTGCTCGCACGCTGGTACGACGAGGGCGTGGACGCGTTCCGCATCAGCCCCGCCGACGGTCGCGAGCTGCTGCGCCGCTACGGCGAGCCGCTCGCGCGCCTGGCCGACGAGCACGCCCGCGGCGACGACAACCGCGACCAGGAACTGGACGTGCTGCTGGCCGAGACGCGCGCCAGCCACGAGGAAATGGCCGCGCTCATCCGCGAAGGCCGCGATCATCTGCTCGAACTGGCGGCCAGCCGCGACCTGCATGCCGCCGAACTGCAGCAGGCCTTTTCGCGCGAAGACAACGACCCGGGCCGCGACGATTTCATCCAGCGCCTGCTGGAGCAGTTCGGCATCCACGCCGAAGAGCTCGGCGGCCGGGTGCTGCTGCTCGACCCGCAATACCTCTCCACCGACGCCCTCCCCGGCTTCGCCGAGGGTCCCCTGTCGGTGACCTTTGCGCGCGACGTCGCGCTGGCCCGCGAGGAACTGCCGCTGCTGCGGCTGGATCACCCGATGGTGGGCGGCGCCATGGACCTGGTGCTGTCGGGCGAGGAAGGCAACGCCGCCTTCATGGTGGACGACACACTGCCGCCGCGCACCGCGTTGCTGCAGGCGGTGTTCCTGCTCGAATGCGTGGCCGACCGCAAGCTCGACGCCGAGCGCTTCCTGCCCACCCAGCCGGTGCTCGTCACCGTGGATACGCGGCTGGCCGAGCGTGCCGATTTCCAGCCCAGCGAGGTGTCGCTGCGCAAGGCGGCCGATCGCAACATCGAGGTGCCGCGCTACCGCAAGTTCCTCGCCAAGCTGGTGCCGCCGATGCTGGAGCGGGCCGAGGCGATCGCCAGCGAGCGCGCGAAAGCGAGCATCGACGGCGCTGTGGCCACGGCTACCGACACGCTCGATGCGGAGTTGTCGCGCCTGCTCGCGCTGCGTGCGGTGAATCCCGCGATCAGCGAGTCCGAGATCGCCGCCATCGCCGGCGAACGGACGGCCCTGCTCGATGCGCTGCCTCAGTCGCGCCTGCGGCTGGATGCGGTGCGCTTCGTGGTGAGCGCAGACTTCCTCGCGTTGCGCTGA